The DNA segment AATGCCGGCCAGCACCAGGGCATCGGTGGGAGAGGGAAAAAGCAGCCACCCCAGGGCTAAACCACGCAAAAAATTGAGCGTTACATACACTGTGCCCGACTTAAGCATGGTGCGCCCTGTGTTGACCAGCTTGCCCACAGAAAACTCCAGGCCCAGGTAAAAGAGCATGAGCAACACGCCCAGCCAGGCCAGCAGGCGGGTGGTCTGG comes from the Desulfurispora thermophila DSM 16022 genome and includes:
- a CDS encoding cation:proton antiporter domain-containing protein, encoding MHISDLVTNLGLLFVLITXATIAANKLNYSAIPFLLLLGMACGPHAPVVGGFSWQLVQEDQTTRLLAWLGVLLMLFYLGLEFSVGKLVNTGRTMLKSGTVYVTLNFLRGLALGWLLFPSPTDALVLAGI